The Nitrospirota bacterium genome has a segment encoding these proteins:
- a CDS encoding CmpA/NrtA family ABC transporter substrate-binding protein, translating into MTANPAVAVVKGESSDEYFERNVEQAVASAVIHAAVPSRRRFLASMGSAALMALVAELLPLKEFVAFAADPVGKPEKTDLNIAFIPITCATPIIMAEPLGFYSKHGLNAKVKRAAGWAMVRDWAINKDVDAAHMLSPMPLAITLGVGSVPVPFYMPAIENINGQAITLHNKHKGVKTAADMKGFRFCVPFDYSMHNYLLRYYLAEGGVHPDRDVQIRVVPPPEMVANLKAGNVDGYLAPDPFNQRAVYENAGFIFKLSKEIWDKHPCCGFAISKDFATQYPNTFLALFRSIVDATHYASNPAHRKEIAAAIAPTNYLNQPVTVLEQVLTGTYADGLGAIKKDPSRIDFDPFPWHSMAIWIMTQMKRWGHLKGEVNYKSVAEQVYLAADCDRIAKELGYQTHQGTMAKHTIMGREFDASQPDAYVRSFKIHSMA; encoded by the coding sequence ATGACAGCGAATCCCGCAGTGGCTGTCGTGAAGGGCGAATCCTCCGACGAGTATTTTGAGCGCAACGTCGAGCAAGCTGTAGCATCGGCGGTCATCCACGCCGCCGTTCCATCACGACGGAGGTTTCTCGCATCCATGGGAAGCGCAGCGCTCATGGCGCTTGTCGCTGAATTGCTCCCGTTGAAAGAGTTCGTCGCATTCGCGGCCGATCCGGTCGGGAAACCTGAAAAGACGGATCTCAACATCGCCTTTATTCCCATCACCTGTGCCACGCCGATTATCATGGCGGAGCCGCTGGGGTTCTATAGCAAGCATGGCCTGAATGCCAAGGTCAAACGTGCAGCCGGCTGGGCCATGGTGCGGGATTGGGCCATTAATAAAGATGTCGATGCGGCGCATATGCTGTCGCCCATGCCATTAGCCATCACGCTCGGCGTGGGATCGGTTCCGGTGCCGTTTTACATGCCGGCGATTGAAAATATTAATGGGCAAGCTATCACGCTCCATAACAAACACAAGGGCGTGAAAACTGCCGCCGACATGAAGGGATTTCGCTTTTGTGTGCCGTTCGATTACTCGATGCATAACTATCTTCTGCGCTATTACTTGGCAGAGGGCGGCGTGCATCCTGACAGAGATGTGCAAATCCGTGTCGTGCCGCCACCGGAGATGGTGGCCAATCTGAAGGCTGGTAATGTCGATGGATATCTGGCCCCCGATCCGTTCAACCAACGGGCCGTCTACGAAAACGCAGGGTTCATCTTCAAGCTTTCCAAGGAAATCTGGGATAAGCATCCCTGTTGCGGGTTCGCGATTTCTAAGGATTTCGCCACGCAGTATCCGAATACGTTCCTGGCCCTCTTCCGGTCCATCGTGGATGCCACCCACTACGCGTCGAACCCGGCTCATCGGAAGGAGATTGCCGCGGCGATTGCACCGACGAATTATTTGAATCAGCCGGTGACGGTTTTGGAACAGGTACTGACGGGAACCTACGCGGACGGATTGGGCGCAATTAAGAAGGATCCGAGCCGTATCGATTTCGATCCCTTTCCCTGGCACTCGATGGCGATTTGGATCATGACCCAAATGAAACGGTGGGGTCATTTAAAGGGCGAGGTCAATTACAAGTCCGTGGCCGAGCAGGTCTATCTGGCGGCCGACTGCGACCGGATCGCGAAAGAGTTGGGCTATCAAACGCATCAAGGGACGATGGCCAAACATACGATCATGGGCCGGGAGTTCGATGCGAGCCAACCGGATGCCTATGTTCGTAGTTTCAAAATCCACAGTATGGCGTAA
- a CDS encoding nitrate ABC transporter ATP-binding protein (This model describes the ATP binding subunits of ATP-binding cassette (ABC) transporters for nitrate transport, or for bicarbonate transport, in bacteria and archaea.), translated as MSFLVVDHVSKFFPGHAGGGDVCIFKDVTLKVDKGEFVTVIGHSGCGKSTLLNIIAGLETLSEGGVILNGREVSGPGLDRMVVFQNFALMPWMTVFENIALAVRSAYPDWSHDQVVAHVHKYIALVGLTGAENKRPIALSGGMKQRVGLARAFSIEPKVLLLDEPFAQIDALTRGVIQEELVQMWNATRNTVFMVTHDVDEAILLSDRIMLMTNGPSSRVAEIVDVTIPRPRTRDSVIEHPHYYKIRNHVIHFLVRHASHGAAAVGGAAEETAGVAPLVVRF; from the coding sequence ATGTCATTTCTTGTCGTCGATCATGTGAGCAAGTTTTTCCCCGGCCATGCCGGAGGCGGAGACGTGTGTATCTTCAAAGACGTGACCTTGAAAGTCGACAAGGGCGAGTTCGTCACGGTGATCGGCCATTCGGGATGTGGCAAGAGCACCCTGCTCAATATCATCGCCGGGTTGGAAACCCTGTCGGAAGGCGGAGTGATCTTGAATGGACGCGAGGTGTCCGGTCCCGGATTGGATCGGATGGTCGTCTTCCAGAATTTCGCCCTCATGCCCTGGATGACCGTGTTCGAGAACATCGCCCTCGCGGTGCGATCGGCCTATCCGGATTGGAGCCATGATCAGGTGGTCGCGCATGTGCATAAGTACATTGCGTTGGTCGGCCTGACGGGAGCAGAGAATAAGCGGCCGATCGCCCTATCGGGAGGCATGAAACAGCGAGTCGGTCTTGCCAGGGCCTTTTCAATTGAGCCCAAGGTTCTGTTGCTCGATGAGCCCTTCGCGCAGATCGATGCGCTGACCAGGGGCGTCATTCAGGAGGAATTGGTCCAGATGTGGAACGCCACGCGCAACACGGTCTTCATGGTCACGCACGACGTGGACGAGGCGATTCTCTTGTCCGACCGCATCATGCTCATGACGAACGGGCCCTCGTCGCGCGTGGCGGAGATTGTAGATGTCACGATCCCTCGCCCCAGGACGAGAGATTCGGTCATCGAGCATCCGCACTATTACAAGATCAGGAACCATGTCATTCATTTTCTGGTCCGCCACGCCTCGCACGGCGCGGCAGCCGTGGGTGGCGCAGCGGAAGAGACTGCGGGGGTCGCGCCGCTCGTTGTGAGGTTCTGA
- the cynS gene encoding cyanase has product MEAKKAKDAIKAKRMEKKVTIAEVAKAVGRNPTFVAAVLQGTHKLPADDAKKVGDLLGLDAELTASLSKFPVRGDFPNTTDPFKYRLLEIIGVYGDSMREQANEMFGDGIMSAIDFTLDMEKVTGSQGEARCKITLNGKWLEYKTF; this is encoded by the coding sequence ATGGAAGCGAAGAAGGCGAAAGACGCGATTAAAGCCAAGCGGATGGAGAAGAAGGTGACGATCGCTGAGGTGGCCAAAGCGGTCGGAAGAAATCCCACCTTCGTCGCAGCGGTCTTGCAGGGGACCCACAAGTTGCCGGCTGATGACGCGAAGAAAGTCGGCGATCTCCTGGGCCTGGATGCGGAGCTGACCGCATCCTTGAGCAAGTTCCCGGTGCGAGGCGATTTTCCGAATACGACGGATCCGTTCAAGTATCGTTTGCTGGAGATCATCGGGGTCTACGGGGACTCGATGCGTGAGCAGGCGAACGAGATGTTCGGCGACGGCATCATGAGCGCGATCGACTTCACGCTCGACATGGAAAAGGTGACAGGTAGCCAGGGCGAAGCCCGGTGCAAGATTACGCTGAACGGGAAGTGGCTCGAATATAAGACTTTCTAG
- a CDS encoding ABC transporter permease subunit — MKTNGNGSPWMISVFILVVFLGGWHLLTLRSSFDAKGKTDEQLQMMEFNGDIVRAGSGGYVWNPEKMKGVPGPLGVVEKARTELAEAFVIKGTNDYGIAYLVLYTVSRFAAGFLAASVVAILLGIFLGLNRVLFRAVNPFIQILKPISPLAWMPLLLYTVKDPKATAVLVVFMAAVWPTLATTAFGVSSLKKEYLHVAAILQLSWFKRLYRVILPGAAPTIVNGLRISFGSALVAVVPAEMLLGELGVGYLSWIEWNNLDIAGVIFAILVIGVVGMILDSGFNKLAGLVTYQE, encoded by the coding sequence ATGAAAACAAATGGAAATGGCAGCCCGTGGATGATTTCGGTGTTTATCCTCGTGGTTTTTCTCGGCGGGTGGCATTTGCTGACGCTGCGGTCGTCTTTTGACGCGAAGGGCAAGACGGACGAACAACTACAGATGATGGAGTTCAACGGAGACATCGTTCGAGCCGGATCGGGAGGCTACGTCTGGAACCCTGAGAAGATGAAGGGTGTGCCAGGTCCCCTTGGAGTGGTGGAGAAGGCGAGGACTGAATTGGCCGAGGCGTTCGTCATCAAGGGAACCAACGATTACGGAATCGCCTATCTGGTTCTGTATACCGTTTCGAGATTTGCGGCAGGATTCCTCGCCGCTTCGGTCGTGGCGATCCTGTTGGGCATCTTCTTGGGGTTGAATCGAGTCCTGTTCCGAGCCGTCAACCCGTTCATCCAAATCCTGAAGCCGATTTCGCCGTTGGCCTGGATGCCGTTGCTGCTATACACGGTCAAGGATCCCAAAGCGACCGCCGTGCTGGTCGTGTTCATGGCAGCCGTCTGGCCGACTCTGGCGACGACGGCGTTCGGAGTCAGTTCACTCAAGAAAGAATACCTGCACGTTGCGGCCATTCTGCAGCTCTCCTGGTTCAAGCGGCTCTACCGGGTGATTTTGCCCGGGGCAGCCCCGACTATCGTGAACGGCTTGAGAATTTCGTTCGGGAGCGCATTGGTGGCCGTGGTGCCGGCAGAGATGCTGCTGGGTGAGTTGGGCGTCGGGTATCTGAGTTGGATCGAGTGGAACAATCTCGACATCGCGGGAGTCATCTTCGCCATCTTAGTTATCGGAGTTGTCGGCATGATTTTAGACTCAGGATTCAACAAACTCGCCGGTCTCGTAACCTATCAGGAGTAA
- a CDS encoding formate/nitrite transporter family protein → MYTTDHERIASLAAKKHRFLEVSLPRYLILSALAGVYVGFGIALIFSLGGPLAAVGSPMVKLVMGVSFGVALTLVIFAGSELFTGNNMTGVIGGLSRSLTWTQVAKLNVWSWVGNLIGSLVLAWLVVQSGVLSKGPQADLIGNVAAMKMSLPAWELFFRGLLCNWLVCLAVWTSGRTTNDAAKIMLIFWCLFAFIGTGFEHSVANQSFLGMALFLPHGDAVSWTGYWYNQFYVVLGNIVGGGLFVGGLYWLASPYTVACLEPRELPRVVPAREAC, encoded by the coding sequence ATGTATACGACGGATCACGAGAGGATTGCATCGTTGGCGGCGAAGAAACATCGATTCCTGGAGGTCTCGCTGCCACGGTATCTCATATTGTCGGCCCTGGCAGGTGTCTACGTGGGATTCGGCATCGCATTGATATTCAGCCTCGGCGGGCCGCTAGCCGCGGTCGGATCGCCGATGGTCAAGCTGGTGATGGGTGTGTCCTTCGGGGTTGCTCTGACATTGGTGATCTTTGCCGGATCGGAATTGTTCACCGGGAATAACATGACCGGAGTGATTGGCGGGCTGTCGCGTAGTCTTACCTGGACCCAAGTGGCGAAGCTCAACGTATGGTCCTGGGTCGGTAATCTCATCGGCTCGCTGGTGCTGGCCTGGCTGGTCGTCCAATCGGGTGTCCTGTCCAAGGGACCGCAGGCCGACCTGATCGGAAACGTGGCGGCCATGAAGATGTCGCTGCCGGCGTGGGAGCTGTTCTTTCGGGGTCTTTTGTGTAACTGGCTCGTCTGCCTGGCGGTCTGGACCTCCGGGCGAACGACGAATGATGCGGCCAAGATCATGCTGATCTTCTGGTGCCTGTTCGCGTTTATCGGGACCGGATTCGAGCATAGCGTTGCCAATCAATCGTTTCTCGGCATGGCGTTGTTTCTCCCCCATGGGGACGCCGTCAGTTGGACAGGCTATTGGTACAACCAGTTCTACGTCGTATTGGGAAACATCGTCGGCGGCGGGCTGTTCGTCGGTGGTCTGTATTGGCTCGCGAGTCCCTATACCGTCGCCTGTCTTGAGCCCAGGGAATTGCCGCGGGTCGTTCCGGCGAGGGAGGCCTGCTGA
- a CDS encoding ferredoxin--nitrite reductase — protein sequence MNKIEAIKTERDGLAVRDMIAQYAKSGWESIPEADVQRLKWYGLFLRNPTPGFFMIRVRIPGGKTGSYQLRALAEIAGTYGNGVLDLTTRQQIQLRHIRIEDVPAVFAKMEEVGLTSLQTGMDNVRGVMTCPVAGLSPEELSDATPIVRAINEEILGNPAYSNLPRKFNVAVTGCPDNCVHMETQDLALVPAYHDGTNGKSLGYNLLAGGKLGSGGYRIATPLDIFVTEGEALALCRAIIEIFRDHGSRENRTQVRLAFLLEEWGEDRFRKEVETRVGKKLSPAGIDARKAVEKSHVGIYRQRQPGMNYVGLKVLVGRITHDDLAKIAALAEKYGTGEVRISPAQALIIPNVSDRKIGDLDQEPLVKQFAYNPSPVYKGLVSCVGSDYCNLAVIETKSRAVETAKALEARLGSALKPITMHWSGCPAACGNHLVADIGFLGKKAKVEGKVVDAVDIYVGGRSGPDSKLAVKIMEDVPCDRLPMVLEGLVPYHSREKMHRVRGGGAKKPAPAKETPTTMAV from the coding sequence ATGAACAAAATCGAGGCCATCAAGACGGAGCGCGACGGGTTGGCTGTGCGGGACATGATCGCCCAATATGCCAAGAGTGGCTGGGAATCCATCCCCGAGGCTGATGTTCAGCGCCTCAAATGGTATGGCCTCTTTCTGCGGAATCCTACGCCGGGGTTTTTCATGATCCGGGTGCGGATACCGGGCGGCAAGACCGGCTCCTATCAACTGCGGGCTCTGGCCGAGATTGCCGGGACCTACGGCAACGGGGTGTTGGACCTGACGACACGGCAACAAATACAGCTCCGGCACATCCGGATTGAAGACGTGCCGGCGGTCTTTGCCAAGATGGAGGAAGTGGGGCTGACCTCCCTCCAAACCGGCATGGACAACGTGCGGGGCGTGATGACTTGCCCGGTGGCCGGGTTGAGTCCGGAGGAACTGTCGGATGCGACGCCCATCGTGCGCGCCATCAACGAAGAGATTCTTGGCAATCCGGCCTATTCGAACCTGCCACGGAAGTTCAACGTCGCGGTGACAGGCTGCCCGGACAACTGTGTGCACATGGAAACACAAGACCTGGCCCTCGTGCCGGCCTATCACGATGGCACCAACGGTAAGAGCCTCGGGTACAACCTCTTGGCTGGCGGTAAACTTGGCTCGGGCGGGTACCGGATCGCGACGCCGCTCGACATCTTTGTGACCGAGGGCGAAGCCTTGGCCCTGTGCCGCGCGATCATAGAGATCTTTCGGGACCATGGATCGCGGGAGAATCGTACGCAGGTCCGATTGGCCTTCCTGTTGGAGGAATGGGGTGAAGACCGGTTCCGAAAGGAAGTCGAAACGCGAGTGGGCAAGAAACTATCGCCGGCGGGCATCGATGCGCGAAAAGCCGTCGAGAAGAGCCATGTCGGCATCTATCGGCAAAGACAACCGGGTATGAACTATGTGGGGCTCAAAGTCCTGGTGGGCCGTATTACGCATGACGACTTAGCCAAGATCGCAGCCTTGGCAGAGAAGTATGGAACGGGGGAGGTCAGGATTTCCCCGGCGCAAGCCTTGATCATACCGAACGTCTCCGATCGCAAGATCGGCGACCTCGACCAGGAGCCGCTGGTGAAGCAATTCGCCTATAACCCCTCACCGGTCTACAAGGGGCTGGTGAGCTGTGTGGGGAGCGACTACTGTAATCTGGCGGTCATCGAAACGAAGAGCCGGGCAGTCGAAACGGCGAAGGCGCTGGAGGCCCGCCTGGGGAGCGCGCTCAAACCGATCACCATGCATTGGTCCGGCTGTCCCGCTGCCTGCGGGAATCATCTCGTGGCGGATATCGGGTTCTTGGGAAAGAAGGCCAAGGTCGAGGGGAAGGTGGTCGATGCGGTCGATATCTACGTGGGAGGCCGCTCAGGGCCAGACTCGAAGCTGGCGGTCAAGATCATGGAAGATGTGCCCTGCGACAGGCTGCCGATGGTGTTGGAAGGATTGGTGCCCTACCATTCGCGGGAGAAGATGCATCGGGTGCGGGGTGGAGGAGCCAAGAAACCTGCACCAGCCAAAGAGACGCCGACCACAATGGCAGTGTGA